Proteins encoded within one genomic window of Candidatus Zixiibacteriota bacterium:
- a CDS encoding S8 family serine peptidase — MSRVAAIFLIVFLSITTILQANDKLTSSARRLATADYPHIYWVFINSEGWSQTPVTFTQAALLRRAKAGVVFDSLDFPVASEILDSLTDAGLTVRRASRWLKAVSIEADAAALSKVATYTFVDSIDVHHTYNASLPSLPTERPVLSPAQNLADSVYGYSALQNEFINVPIVHSLGIKGDGVRLAVLDTGYDIEHPGLDSASIIATYDFINSRVDVTGNECENNTESNFQNSHGTWALGVIAANVPDEIIGIAPAADFILAKTEITCDATEIRVEEDNWIAAAEWADSLGADIITSSLGYHNWQDDVDYSYIDLDGNTAYITIAADMAASRNILVVTSAGNERGSLWGRISFPGDGDSVLAVGATYSDSSVTSFSSPGPTADGRIKPDVATLGVNVITLRAEPARGYRYVGGTSFAAPAVAGVAALIMQRNPDMTAHEVFEELKTTASLAGNPNNDLGWGVIDAYKAASYAHFEDLPDFRVRVGETAEVTVTAAGGIESAPVIDGWDFPEGVTLLDKGDGTATVTMIGLESAPYRQTFFLRAAADGVADTAELVLETSGRSDHAIYAGPNPFRDTVYIYADNTAGTIKSVSIYNVAGEKIWEKVNASSVSADAISRWDRVAWPGRSQSGEPVAAGIYMVHVTAENATALLKLLKLD; from the coding sequence TTGTCACGAGTAGCCGCGATATTCTTAATCGTTTTTCTGTCGATAACGACCATTTTACAGGCCAACGACAAGCTGACTTCTTCGGCGCGTCGTCTTGCAACGGCTGACTATCCGCACATTTATTGGGTGTTTATCAATTCCGAGGGCTGGTCGCAGACGCCGGTGACATTCACTCAGGCGGCCCTGTTGAGGCGAGCGAAAGCCGGAGTAGTGTTCGACAGCCTGGATTTCCCGGTAGCCTCGGAAATTCTGGACTCGTTAACTGACGCCGGTTTGACCGTTCGACGAGCCTCACGCTGGCTCAAGGCGGTCTCTATCGAGGCGGATGCTGCCGCTTTGAGTAAGGTGGCTACTTATACGTTCGTAGACAGTATCGATGTCCATCACACTTATAATGCGTCGCTGCCGTCGCTGCCGACAGAACGTCCGGTATTATCTCCGGCGCAAAACCTGGCTGATTCTGTCTATGGCTACTCCGCTTTGCAAAACGAATTTATCAATGTTCCGATCGTACATAGCCTTGGGATAAAAGGTGACGGGGTGCGCCTGGCCGTGCTTGACACCGGTTATGATATCGAACATCCCGGTCTGGATTCGGCGTCGATTATTGCCACTTACGATTTTATCAACAGCAGGGTCGATGTTACCGGCAATGAATGTGAAAACAATACGGAATCGAATTTTCAGAACTCCCACGGCACCTGGGCGCTGGGAGTTATTGCCGCTAATGTCCCGGATGAGATTATCGGGATTGCTCCGGCGGCTGATTTCATTCTCGCCAAGACCGAGATAACCTGCGACGCTACGGAAATCCGAGTGGAGGAGGACAATTGGATTGCCGCCGCGGAATGGGCCGATTCTCTCGGTGCGGATATCATTACCTCGTCGCTCGGTTACCACAACTGGCAGGACGATGTAGACTACTCATATATCGATCTCGACGGCAACACGGCTTATATCACGATTGCGGCCGATATGGCCGCTTCTCGCAATATCCTGGTGGTCACCTCGGCCGGCAACGAACGCGGCAGTCTCTGGGGGAGAATCAGTTTCCCCGGTGACGGTGATTCGGTGCTGGCGGTGGGGGCTACTTACAGCGATTCTTCCGTTACTTCGTTCTCTTCACCGGGACCGACTGCCGATGGCCGTATCAAGCCGGATGTCGCAACGCTGGGAGTCAATGTCATTACTCTCAGGGCGGAGCCGGCCCGAGGCTATCGTTATGTCGGCGGCACCTCGTTCGCGGCTCCGGCTGTGGCAGGTGTGGCGGCGTTAATCATGCAGCGCAATCCCGATATGACCGCGCATGAGGTTTTTGAAGAACTTAAGACTACCGCCAGCCTTGCCGGGAATCCCAATAACGATCTCGGCTGGGGTGTTATTGATGCTTACAAGGCAGCGAGTTATGCCCATTTCGAGGATCTCCCCGATTTTCGGGTACGAGTGGGGGAAACGGCTGAAGTTACCGTGACCGCGGCCGGTGGGATTGAGTCAGCTCCGGTGATCGACGGCTGGGATTTTCCCGAAGGTGTCACTTTGCTGGATAAGGGCGACGGTACCGCTACGGTAACTATGATCGGGCTGGAATCCGCGCCTTATCGGCAGACGTTTTTCCTGCGTGCCGCCGCCGATGGTGTCGCCGATACTGCGGAATTAGTGCTGGAGACTTCAGGGAGGTCGGATCACGCCATTTATGCCGGTCCTAACCCGTTTCGAGATACTGTTTATATTTATGCCGACAATACCGCCGGGACGATTAAAAGCGTTTCGATTTACAACGTCGCCGGTGAAAAAATATGGGAAAAAGTCAATGCCTCGTCCGTATCTGCCGATGCTATATCAAGATGGGACAGAGTTGCGTGGCCCGGTCGATCACAATCCGGTGAGCCCGTAGCTGCGGGTATCTACATGGTGCATGTGACCGCCGAGAACGCCACCGCTCTGTTGAAGCTGTTGAAACTTGATTAG
- a CDS encoding metal-dependent hydrolase: MPHVRFLGHSCVTIQEGEHKLIIDPFLTGNPLAAATPDEIDANYVLITHGHSDHVGDGITIAKKNKATVIAGFELANLCAGEGCEVHPMHIGGKFKFPFGAVKLTIAHHGGGYGPDASRYTGPPVGFLVYIGGKTIYHPGDTGLFYDMKLIGDMNDIDLAFLPIGDNFTMGIDDAAKAAEFVQAKRVVPFHYNTWPPIAARPEEFASKVKGSEVVILKPGEGIDI, encoded by the coding sequence ATGCCGCATGTAAGATTCCTCGGCCATTCCTGTGTGACCATTCAGGAAGGCGAACACAAACTCATTATCGATCCCTTTCTTACCGGTAATCCGCTCGCGGCCGCTACCCCGGATGAAATTGACGCCAATTACGTTTTGATTACTCACGGCCACAGCGATCATGTCGGCGACGGTATCACCATTGCCAAAAAAAACAAGGCTACCGTTATTGCCGGTTTTGAACTGGCGAACCTCTGCGCCGGTGAAGGGTGTGAGGTTCATCCGATGCATATCGGTGGAAAATTCAAATTCCCGTTCGGTGCGGTCAAGCTGACTATCGCCCATCACGGCGGCGGTTATGGCCCCGATGCCTCCCGCTACACCGGTCCGCCGGTTGGATTCCTCGTGTATATCGGCGGCAAGACGATCTACCATCCGGGCGACACCGGTCTGTTCTACGACATGAAGCTGATCGGCGACATGAACGATATCGATCTGGCCTTTCTGCCGATCGGAGATAACTTCACCATGGGAATCGACGATGCCGCTAAGGCGGCCGAATTCGTGCAGGCCAAAAGAGTCGTGCCGTTCCATTACAATACCTGGCCGCCGATTGCCGCCAGGCCGGAAGAGTTTGCTTCCAAGGTCAAAGGCTCCGAGGTGGTAATTCTCAAGCCGGGTGAAGGGATCGATATCTAG
- a CDS encoding AsmA family protein: MKLLKILAWLAGIVMALFLLAFLALKIFLPADKIKAMAIEEGEAKLGRQIKIDGIDVSLWGGLGIKLEGVFVSNPPDMEDGNFLAADNIDVKLQLLPLITGDLAVDRLIVNGPRISMTKQADGTNNYTFATVDENAPTEAVKDVPAEAKTAMAAVTFDKLQIEDGAVEYRDDSSGVAARLLGLGLETSLTTPREGIYQSSGKLRIDSLYFTSGETYGGFQVGLDYKAEYDFRHQSIAVDETELTINGLAFDLTGRVDLGGEALSANGNIKSRAIDVADLFNLMPAGQTELLEGIDLTGQFTLDADVKYDGAVEDGLSYSGTATIGRTTMKMADIPGVLKLEKALVDFEPDNLRMNIEDGTFDGEPLKGYVIVDHFDNPAINGELAGRLNLAFVQPFLPADQNTDLSGNMSFSAKFAGLVEKPEQLEFSGNIKIDSGKYNSTVIPEPIQNFRLDAYFDNSLTRVNDFVANMPSGKVSFSGRINNLIPYLMADSAAAANVVPSVDGKIAGKLALGLVAPFLPQAGKPEVGGTAEFDIKLAGDASKQSNFKPQGSLAVRDAFYRDSLLPEPVEHFSTEMRITPDTIDIQSFEVQFVSSDISLKGKLSDPFPYLLPLDVVDRSKVKKPLFVFVLESGRFDFDRMFPEAVPGSGTNRSTLPVDSTPPLILPDLDGRGRFAIDSLVYSEMDFTNVTGRVRIKDLVIECWDIEADVYTGKVSGTTTIDLNDFEQPKYDGSFEAKDIEANDFVSRFSNFGGMVYGKVNLTGTYDAAGWEPEDFLNALTVDGNADMNQGKLVTPDAMLGALSGLAEKAGKSIEKEQTLKNLASKIKVQDGKVMVDALKTSLGNIGDLTLDGFYGFNGDISYNGSLFLSESMTSELMNQSGVTSALGGLLGGKSATKRIKLPLTVSGTVDKPKVGIDLSEALKDGAKGQLEDALKGLLNK, encoded by the coding sequence ATGAAACTGCTGAAAATACTAGCCTGGCTGGCTGGAATTGTTATGGCCCTGTTTCTTTTGGCTTTTCTGGCACTCAAGATATTTCTCCCGGCCGACAAGATCAAAGCCATGGCTATCGAGGAGGGCGAGGCCAAACTCGGACGGCAGATCAAGATCGATGGAATCGATGTCTCCCTCTGGGGCGGATTGGGAATCAAGCTCGAGGGTGTATTCGTGAGTAATCCGCCGGACATGGAAGATGGGAATTTTCTGGCGGCCGACAATATCGACGTCAAACTGCAACTGTTGCCGCTTATTACCGGTGACCTGGCGGTTGACCGGTTGATTGTCAATGGACCGCGCATTTCCATGACCAAGCAGGCTGACGGAACGAACAACTACACCTTCGCGACAGTCGATGAAAACGCCCCAACCGAGGCGGTTAAGGATGTGCCCGCCGAGGCCAAAACGGCAATGGCGGCGGTGACATTCGATAAGTTGCAGATAGAGGATGGTGCGGTAGAATACCGCGATGACTCCTCCGGGGTAGCGGCTCGACTGCTGGGGCTGGGATTGGAAACCTCGTTAACTACGCCTCGGGAAGGTATCTATCAGTCATCGGGAAAACTCCGGATTGACTCGCTTTACTTCACTTCAGGGGAAACTTACGGCGGATTTCAGGTCGGTCTGGATTACAAGGCCGAGTATGATTTCCGGCATCAGAGTATTGCCGTTGACGAAACGGAACTCACGATCAACGGTCTCGCGTTCGATTTAACCGGTCGAGTCGACTTGGGGGGAGAGGCCCTCTCTGCGAACGGCAATATCAAATCACGAGCGATCGACGTGGCTGACCTGTTCAATCTGATGCCCGCCGGTCAAACCGAACTGCTTGAGGGGATTGACCTGACGGGTCAGTTCACCCTTGACGCCGATGTGAAATACGACGGCGCGGTCGAAGACGGTCTCTCATACAGCGGAACAGCAACGATCGGACGGACAACCATGAAGATGGCCGATATTCCGGGAGTGCTGAAACTCGAGAAAGCACTGGTGGATTTCGAACCGGATAATCTTCGTATGAACATTGAGGACGGTACTTTCGATGGTGAGCCGCTCAAGGGATATGTGATCGTCGATCATTTCGATAATCCGGCAATCAACGGTGAGCTGGCCGGTCGGCTCAATCTGGCGTTCGTGCAACCGTTTCTTCCAGCCGATCAAAACACCGATCTGTCCGGCAATATGAGTTTCTCAGCCAAGTTTGCCGGGTTGGTGGAAAAACCGGAACAGCTTGAGTTCTCCGGTAATATCAAAATCGACAGCGGTAAATACAACAGCACCGTAATCCCTGAGCCGATTCAGAATTTCAGGCTGGATGCCTATTTTGACAACAGCCTGACTCGGGTAAATGATTTTGTAGCTAATATGCCCTCGGGGAAAGTCTCATTTTCAGGGCGAATCAACAATCTGATTCCCTACCTGATGGCCGATTCGGCTGCCGCCGCCAACGTGGTTCCCTCGGTGGACGGAAAAATCGCCGGTAAGCTGGCGTTGGGACTCGTTGCTCCATTCCTTCCGCAAGCAGGCAAGCCGGAAGTGGGCGGCACGGCGGAGTTCGATATCAAATTAGCGGGAGATGCTTCAAAACAATCCAATTTCAAACCCCAGGGCAGTCTGGCGGTCCGAGATGCGTTCTATCGCGACTCGCTCCTGCCCGAGCCGGTCGAACATTTTTCAACCGAGATGCGAATCACCCCGGATACGATAGATATCCAGTCGTTCGAGGTGCAGTTCGTTTCCAGCGATATCTCCCTTAAGGGGAAATTGTCCGATCCTTTCCCGTACCTTTTGCCGCTGGATGTAGTAGATCGATCCAAGGTCAAAAAGCCGCTGTTCGTATTCGTGCTCGAATCCGGTCGTTTCGATTTCGACCGTATGTTCCCCGAGGCGGTGCCCGGCTCCGGCACCAACCGCAGCACGCTGCCGGTCGATTCCACCCCGCCGCTGATTCTGCCCGATCTCGACGGTCGCGGGCGGTTCGCCATTGATTCGCTCGTTTACAGCGAGATGGATTTTACCAATGTGACCGGGCGTGTGCGGATCAAGGATCTGGTGATCGAATGCTGGGATATCGAGGCGGATGTTTACACCGGCAAGGTCAGCGGTACGACGACTATTGACCTCAACGATTTCGAACAACCTAAATACGACGGCTCGTTCGAAGCTAAGGACATTGAGGCGAACGATTTCGTGTCTCGATTTTCCAATTTCGGCGGCATGGTGTACGGCAAAGTTAATCTGACCGGTACCTATGACGCTGCCGGTTGGGAGCCGGAAGATTTTCTGAATGCCCTCACGGTGGACGGTAATGCCGACATGAATCAGGGGAAACTGGTTACGCCGGACGCCATGCTCGGGGCTTTGAGCGGCCTGGCTGAGAAAGCGGGCAAATCCATCGAAAAGGAACAGACGCTGAAGAATCTAGCTTCCAAGATCAAGGTGCAGGACGGCAAGGTGATGGTTGACGCGCTCAAAACCTCTCTTGGCAATATCGGCGATCTGACGCTCGATGGTTTCTATGGTTTCAACGGTGATATCTCGTACAACGGTTCGTTGTTCTTGTCCGAGTCGATGACCTCCGAACTGATGAACCAAAGCGGAGTAACTTCAGCGCTAGGCGGGCTGCTCGGTGGCAAGAGCGCCACGAAACGCATCAAGCTGCCGCTGACGGTGTCGGGTACGGTTGATAAGCCGAAGGTAGGAATTGACCTCTCCGAAGCGCTCAAAGATGGAGCCAAGGGGCAGCTTGAAGATGCTCTGAAGGGATTGCTGAATAAGTAG
- a CDS encoding PAS domain-containing sensor histidine kinase, translating into MADKTVETGIGFTRCAVCKIDLKGRFVYIDDKIENLLECTKENLFGRSITEFLDADSQDRINQLLTQRNHYESFFDATDITLIAVGSKPIRARAVVSLNYIAGNPVNFQLVCDTAALNSESSVVCTTDTALKDFVNDLINLDGRCDLKPLTAAFRRLAGARQASVYLFDGENLEPRAGATDQINAPFSFDSIPPAGPLHRQVAVSSERYDFTDQDDVRRAIELSGVAPNEFVAPLICDGHSAYLLRLLFEEETESEVACQAIGRINLGLELVARLFASDDDRDGDPAVDIKFTIGFLESLGIGAVLTQRDGAVVGYNSSAARLAGSDELGDDYHQFLDCLLSGNKEQVAALVKDHFEPSSNDTVQNDLRITVKAATGQMMDLVLIRLVFDPGDYSACFVMIPYYSEETFSGPGSNRNHDVWIKALTTMVSRVSLIEKSAGELGHVLFDQLGDEGNRSIEMLLESSRQLLGMSSDLSRLAEYERSQEEPAETDLKLLFKSCLDAIQPRFPNIAVTARCSDLPKIRTCRNKLRTIFGAVIDNSLRYCVDERLNLRLTCRAAEENWFIEITDNGPGIPRQYLSDIFEPYFHIPGRRPQSPPGNGRGLALIRALVESMQGDIEAESDGRSGTTIRIRLPRL; encoded by the coding sequence ATGGCGGACAAAACGGTTGAGACCGGCATCGGCTTCACCAGGTGTGCTGTATGCAAGATCGATCTCAAGGGGCGGTTTGTCTATATAGATGACAAAATCGAGAACCTGCTCGAATGCACCAAGGAAAACCTCTTTGGGCGCTCGATTACAGAGTTTCTGGATGCTGACTCCCAGGATCGTATCAATCAACTTCTTACTCAACGCAACCATTACGAATCGTTTTTCGATGCGACCGATATCACTCTGATAGCCGTTGGATCGAAACCGATTCGGGCGCGTGCCGTGGTCTCGTTGAACTATATCGCCGGTAATCCGGTAAATTTCCAGCTCGTATGTGACACGGCTGCGTTGAACTCGGAGAGTTCAGTGGTCTGCACGACAGATACGGCTTTGAAGGATTTTGTTAACGACCTCATAAATCTTGACGGGCGTTGCGATCTGAAACCGCTGACGGCGGCATTCCGCCGTTTGGCCGGTGCTAGACAGGCCTCGGTTTATTTGTTCGACGGCGAGAATCTGGAGCCCCGTGCCGGAGCCACCGATCAAATCAATGCACCGTTCAGTTTCGATTCGATTCCGCCCGCCGGACCGTTGCATCGGCAGGTGGCGGTATCATCGGAACGATATGATTTCACCGATCAGGATGACGTTCGCAGAGCAATTGAATTATCGGGAGTTGCCCCGAACGAGTTTGTCGCTCCGCTGATCTGCGACGGTCACAGTGCTTATTTACTGCGTCTGCTTTTTGAAGAAGAGACCGAATCGGAGGTCGCTTGTCAGGCAATCGGTCGAATCAATCTCGGACTGGAGCTCGTGGCGCGTTTGTTCGCGTCTGATGATGACCGGGACGGTGATCCGGCGGTGGATATCAAGTTCACGATCGGTTTTCTGGAGAGCCTTGGAATCGGCGCCGTGCTGACCCAACGCGACGGTGCTGTAGTGGGTTACAACTCGAGTGCTGCTCGTCTTGCCGGATCGGATGAACTGGGAGATGATTATCACCAGTTCCTGGATTGTCTTTTGAGCGGCAATAAAGAGCAAGTGGCGGCCCTGGTGAAAGATCATTTCGAGCCTTCGTCGAATGACACCGTACAAAACGATCTCAGAATCACCGTTAAGGCAGCGACCGGACAAATGATGGATTTGGTCCTTATCCGCCTGGTTTTCGATCCAGGTGACTATTCCGCTTGTTTTGTCATGATCCCGTACTATTCGGAAGAAACCTTCTCAGGACCGGGATCGAACAGGAATCACGACGTCTGGATAAAAGCACTTACGACGATGGTCTCACGGGTTTCGTTGATTGAGAAATCGGCTGGTGAACTGGGGCATGTGTTGTTTGACCAACTGGGGGATGAAGGAAACCGTTCGATTGAAATGCTGTTGGAATCATCACGGCAATTGCTCGGTATGTCCAGTGATTTGAGCCGACTGGCCGAATATGAGCGGTCTCAGGAAGAACCGGCGGAAACCGACCTTAAGTTGCTTTTCAAATCATGTCTCGACGCGATACAGCCTCGTTTCCCGAATATCGCCGTAACGGCACGCTGTTCCGATTTACCTAAAATCAGAACCTGTCGCAATAAACTCAGGACGATATTCGGAGCTGTTATCGACAACAGCCTGCGGTATTGTGTCGATGAGCGACTTAATTTGAGACTGACTTGCCGAGCGGCGGAAGAGAATTGGTTTATTGAAATTACCGATAACGGTCCGGGGATTCCCCGGCAGTATCTGAGTGATATTTTCGAACCGTATTTCCATATTCCGGGACGTCGGCCACAAAGTCCTCCCGGGAACGGTCGCGGCCTGGCCCTGATCAGAGCTCTGGTCGAATCTATGCAGGGTGATATCGAAGCTGAATCGGACGGCAGAAGCGGTACGACAATTCGTATCCGTCTGCCTCGTCTTTAG